One genomic window of Candidatus Melainabacteria bacterium includes the following:
- a CDS encoding RIP metalloprotease, translated as MKLRLLRHLPSAMAFAWMGGIESVERAVVSMGGGVPAYAAIWFGCMMVITFHELAHWSVARRCGMQTPVFSVGFGSLKYSFVLGTWKETQWRIGWFPFGGFVSIPELADESITFGEFEGLKVFPLWQRALVALAGPAANVISAFILLFGLYAYYGQPLKELRSVVDELSDVPSIARNSGIMINDRIVSVGGTSVTDPLALRSVMERYKGAPVTIMLDRGGISVPALVIPDSDGHIGMRTSPIIERVFYRRPLGETLSLAWEKTEETFFKTFEGLGMAFHLVKKPDSLKASDIEVRGIIYMAQQGAAAYESGMFNYGWSLFVISMGLGLINLAPVPVLDGGHLIFYLLEAVRGKPLAAPKRILAQKIGAGLMVCFMLYGFCNDIKHIVMNLIG; from the coding sequence ATGAAACTTCGTTTGCTCAGACATTTACCATCAGCCATGGCGTTTGCCTGGATGGGTGGTATCGAATCGGTGGAACGGGCGGTTGTCTCCATGGGCGGCGGTGTGCCGGCATATGCAGCGATCTGGTTTGGCTGCATGATGGTGATCACCTTCCATGAGCTCGCTCATTGGTCAGTGGCTCGGCGCTGCGGCATGCAGACCCCCGTCTTCAGCGTCGGCTTCGGTTCACTCAAATACTCTTTTGTGCTCGGCACTTGGAAGGAAACGCAATGGCGCATCGGTTGGTTCCCGTTTGGAGGCTTCGTCTCCATACCGGAGCTGGCCGACGAGAGCATCACGTTCGGTGAGTTCGAGGGCTTGAAAGTCTTCCCGCTCTGGCAGCGAGCTCTTGTTGCTCTGGCGGGTCCCGCTGCCAATGTCATCTCGGCGTTCATCTTGCTGTTCGGACTGTACGCCTACTATGGTCAGCCGCTCAAGGAATTACGTTCGGTGGTCGATGAACTCTCTGACGTTCCTTCCATCGCTCGCAATTCGGGCATCATGATCAACGACCGAATCGTCTCGGTGGGCGGCACAAGTGTCACTGATCCACTGGCTTTGAGGTCGGTCATGGAGCGCTACAAGGGTGCGCCTGTCACTATCATGCTTGATCGTGGCGGTATCTCTGTGCCTGCGTTGGTTATCCCTGACAGTGACGGTCACATCGGCATGCGGACGAGCCCGATTATTGAGCGCGTCTTTTACCGGAGACCTCTGGGCGAAACGCTTAGCCTGGCCTGGGAGAAAACTGAGGAGACGTTTTTCAAAACGTTTGAGGGGCTGGGTATGGCTTTTCACCTGGTGAAAAAGCCTGACTCTCTGAAGGCGAGCGACATTGAGGTGCGTGGAATCATATACATGGCTCAGCAAGGTGCCGCTGCCTACGAATCCGGAATGTTCAATTACGGCTGGAGCTTGTTCGTGATCTCGATGGGACTGGGTCTGATCAATCTTGCGCCTGTGCCTGTCCTGGATGGCGGACACCTGATCTTCTACCTGCTCGAAGCGGTGCGAGGTAAACCCCTCGCGGCGCCCAAGCGCATTCTTGCTCAGAAGATTGGCGCTGGGTTGATGGTGTGCTTTATGCTCTACGGTTTCTGCAACGACATCAAGCACATCGTTATGAACCTGATCGGTTAG
- a CDS encoding phosphoenolpyruvate kinase, with the protein MPQASNYKTSPHGSLPEGAVNSVLLTLAKTNATFAHANPGERNANQPVHTVYGGANLFKADTAGKLGKLGLKALTTYAPNWVVLARALKLPGYEKIPESDEAIAELLELDDPSLRSPEFNLPHKVYVRLVERLKSATAIEDLRVDFEDGYGYRSDADEDAHAHSAALEMAKGLTDNTLPPYIGIRIKPFTEELKMRSVRTLDIFVTTLLRATGGILPPHFVVTLPKVTTTYQVTALVELLRELENASGLRLGTIPIELMIETPQSIIGLDGYVPLRNFADAADRRLRGVAFGTYDYTALIGVAGTHQAMGHPACDFARQVMLTALSGTGVWCSDGATTAMPIGPFTEKDLGRPLNEDEKAKNQEVVHEAWKLAYDNVMDSLIMGLYQGWDLNPAQLVSRYAALYAFFLGGMPEATERLSRFVNKASQATLTGNAFDDAATGQGFLNFFLRALSCGAATEEEVLETTGLTRAELRTRSFKQIVDARSARNSV; encoded by the coding sequence ATGCCTCAAGCCAGCAATTACAAAACATCGCCGCACGGCTCACTGCCGGAGGGCGCAGTCAATAGCGTTCTTCTCACACTGGCGAAGACCAACGCAACGTTCGCGCACGCCAATCCCGGCGAGCGCAACGCCAATCAGCCCGTTCACACGGTCTACGGCGGAGCGAACCTCTTCAAGGCTGACACAGCCGGGAAGCTGGGCAAACTCGGGCTGAAGGCGCTCACCACTTATGCGCCCAACTGGGTGGTTCTGGCCAGAGCGCTCAAGCTGCCAGGGTATGAGAAGATTCCCGAAAGCGATGAGGCAATCGCCGAGCTTCTTGAACTCGACGACCCGAGTCTTCGATCGCCGGAGTTCAACCTGCCGCACAAAGTCTATGTGCGTCTGGTCGAACGCCTCAAGTCAGCAACGGCAATCGAGGATCTGCGAGTCGACTTCGAGGACGGCTACGGCTACCGCAGCGATGCGGACGAAGACGCCCATGCGCACAGCGCTGCGCTGGAAATGGCGAAGGGTCTCACAGACAACACCCTGCCGCCATACATCGGCATCCGCATCAAGCCATTCACCGAGGAGCTCAAGATGCGCTCGGTGCGGACGCTCGACATCTTCGTGACGACATTGCTGCGCGCCACCGGCGGTATTCTCCCGCCGCACTTCGTAGTCACTTTGCCGAAGGTGACCACAACCTACCAGGTCACGGCTCTGGTCGAGTTGCTCAGGGAGCTCGAAAACGCAAGTGGGCTACGCCTCGGCACCATCCCGATCGAATTGATGATCGAAACTCCGCAGTCGATCATTGGTCTGGATGGTTATGTGCCGTTGCGCAATTTCGCAGACGCGGCCGACAGGCGGCTGCGCGGAGTTGCCTTCGGCACATATGACTACACGGCGCTGATCGGCGTCGCCGGCACGCACCAGGCGATGGGGCACCCGGCCTGTGACTTCGCCAGACAGGTAATGCTCACCGCGCTGAGCGGCACGGGCGTCTGGTGTTCGGATGGCGCCACCACCGCCATGCCGATCGGTCCCTTCACGGAGAAGGACCTGGGTCGTCCGCTCAACGAAGACGAGAAGGCGAAGAACCAGGAAGTTGTGCATGAGGCGTGGAAACTCGCCTACGACAACGTCATGGACTCGCTCATCATGGGGCTCTACCAGGGGTGGGACCTGAACCCCGCTCAGCTGGTGAGCCGCTATGCGGCGCTCTATGCGTTCTTCCTGGGCGGCATGCCCGAAGCGACGGAACGGCTCAGCCGCTTCGTCAACAAGGCGTCTCAGGCGACTCTGACCGGCAACGCGTTTGACGACGCCGCCACCGGTCAGGGCTTCCTCAACTTCTTCTTGCGTGCTCTCAGCTGCGGAGCTGCGACCGAAGAAGAAGTGCTGGAGACGACAGGGCTGACGCGGGCTGAGCTGCGCACTCGGTCCTTCAAGCAGATCGTCGATGCACGCAGCGCCAGGAACTCGGTCTGA
- a CDS encoding GNAT family N-acetyltransferase has product MAAIIRPMRIGDLPQVVRLVESTEGLAFKKWETFLVLTRTLLRNWGLAQVAVLNGEVVGSVFIAEGLMVMVHHLVVAPQARGQNLATKMVQAGLRRVYRKKWASRRVYVTTLPSNIGAQIFWSKFGFTHQALGYLVLFTLDLGEQEWLSQQ; this is encoded by the coding sequence ATGGCTGCAATCATCAGACCCATGCGCATTGGCGATCTTCCCCAGGTCGTTCGCCTGGTGGAGAGCACCGAAGGACTCGCTTTCAAGAAGTGGGAAACCTTCCTGGTTCTCACCAGAACTCTTTTGCGCAATTGGGGTTTAGCTCAAGTGGCTGTTCTCAACGGCGAAGTCGTCGGTTCCGTTTTTATCGCCGAGGGGCTCATGGTCATGGTTCATCACCTGGTCGTCGCCCCACAGGCACGAGGACAGAATTTGGCAACCAAAATGGTGCAGGCGGGACTCCGCCGCGTCTACCGCAAGAAATGGGCTTCACGCCGCGTGTATGTGACGACGCTGCCCTCGAACATCGGAGCACAAATCTTCTGGTCAAAGTTCGGCTTTACGCACCAGGCACTCGGGTATCTCGTGCTCTTCACGCTCGACCTGGGCGAACAAGAATGGCTGTCGCAGCAATAG
- a CDS encoding DEAD/DEAH box helicase — MITSSDYTSAQKRAGKELLPIEKFKERFLACNAPYIIVEAETGSGKSTMVPWWLFEQGNRVLVTEPLIESVVGTSEFVAGMMGVDLGTTVGYRTAAEKRDSKDTQILYVTDGLALVRALAGHNHFDVLVIDELHQWTTNQSTLEAWAWSLLQAGEAPFKRIVVLSATLDSAGLSRKRGNAPVFKIPGRQFKIVDRARGESIEADIRQLVRKGYDVLCFQPTQMAIEKCLEELQGLNAELIPFHGRLTREEKDLAYVTTYARPKVIVSTNALETGRTVQPNKNRRLAVIDSGLERRNELNNGIEGSFIRAISIAQEKQRRGRTGRVGEGLFISHCPESNRDAYPVPEMLRTQLSSTILRLAIAGFDASDLPFFHELSEEALEEGKRSLIALGAFDTNRNVTDMGRRIARLPVDVHIGRMVMEAERLGVVGDILKIAACMTVGGIRDNTGRWQRFTGETMSDALAERDVFNAISRRGYIFDFEHLGVFGKAFQQASYLLEKLDSACWNLGIKTRSSGNRLAIARALCAGMVDHLYKVGKDGEYSNPENPLMRALHHKSVLRRLPARPDWVIGQPLDLELVNKQDKKQTHHLLTMVTSINPSLLIEAAPHMVASSRRNYRFDGSRQKVRCEHVLLFNGHELECEEIEVDCELDQEGRRVWNEEMQARISRQKELAWKSFRLINRDRPVAVRGLEALPTLPEPKVFDRKSNALAYPALRIQSKAWVITWFKSSQEAAEQNSRALDAKAVLDVQEALRRAACVPQEPQTTTKTAKKPRSNKSNKRSRRARVGQTATAETPMESKLMALAAAFSKR, encoded by the coding sequence ATGATAACAAGCAGTGACTATACTAGCGCGCAGAAGCGAGCTGGTAAGGAACTACTCCCCATCGAGAAATTCAAGGAGAGATTTCTTGCTTGCAATGCGCCTTACATCATCGTCGAAGCCGAAACCGGCAGCGGCAAATCCACAATGGTGCCATGGTGGTTGTTTGAACAGGGCAACCGAGTTCTCGTCACCGAACCCCTGATCGAGTCTGTCGTCGGCACAAGCGAATTCGTCGCCGGCATGATGGGCGTTGACCTGGGCACCACCGTCGGTTATCGCACCGCGGCCGAGAAGCGTGACAGCAAAGACACGCAGATTCTCTACGTAACCGATGGTCTGGCGCTGGTGCGTGCCCTGGCCGGTCATAATCACTTCGATGTTCTCGTCATCGACGAGTTGCACCAGTGGACGACCAATCAGAGCACACTGGAAGCCTGGGCCTGGAGCTTGCTTCAAGCAGGAGAAGCCCCGTTCAAGCGTATCGTGGTCCTCAGCGCCACTCTCGACTCAGCAGGGCTTTCCCGCAAGCGTGGCAACGCGCCCGTCTTCAAAATACCCGGGCGTCAATTCAAGATTGTCGACCGTGCCCGGGGTGAGTCTATCGAAGCTGATATCCGGCAGCTCGTCCGCAAAGGCTACGATGTCCTCTGTTTCCAACCGACACAGATGGCTATCGAAAAATGCCTGGAAGAGCTGCAGGGACTGAATGCCGAGTTGATCCCGTTCCACGGGCGATTGACTCGCGAAGAGAAAGACCTCGCGTACGTGACCACATATGCGCGGCCCAAGGTAATCGTCAGCACCAACGCGCTCGAGACAGGGCGTACTGTGCAGCCGAACAAGAACCGTCGCCTCGCCGTAATCGATTCCGGTCTGGAGCGGCGAAATGAGTTGAACAACGGCATCGAAGGCTCTTTCATCAGAGCCATCTCGATTGCTCAGGAAAAGCAACGTCGAGGGCGCACCGGTCGCGTGGGAGAAGGGCTGTTCATCAGTCATTGTCCCGAGTCGAACCGCGACGCCTACCCGGTGCCCGAGATGTTGAGGACTCAGCTTAGCTCAACGATTCTTCGTCTGGCTATCGCAGGGTTCGATGCGTCGGATCTGCCCTTCTTCCACGAGTTGTCTGAAGAGGCACTTGAGGAGGGCAAGCGGTCGCTGATCGCACTCGGAGCGTTCGACACCAATCGCAACGTTACCGACATGGGTCGCCGCATCGCTCGCTTGCCTGTCGACGTTCACATCGGCAGGATGGTCATGGAAGCCGAACGTCTGGGAGTGGTCGGAGACATTCTCAAAATCGCGGCTTGCATGACAGTGGGTGGTATCAGGGACAACACCGGACGTTGGCAACGCTTTACCGGGGAAACCATGAGTGACGCGCTCGCCGAACGTGACGTCTTCAATGCCATCAGTCGGCGGGGGTATATCTTCGACTTCGAACACCTGGGGGTCTTCGGCAAAGCCTTCCAGCAGGCAAGTTACCTGTTGGAAAAGCTCGATAGTGCCTGCTGGAACCTCGGCATCAAAACGCGCAGCTCGGGCAACCGGCTGGCTATAGCCCGCGCTCTCTGCGCGGGAATGGTAGACCACCTCTACAAAGTCGGAAAGGATGGTGAATACAGCAATCCGGAAAACCCACTGATGCGCGCCTTACACCATAAGAGCGTTCTGCGACGGCTCCCGGCTCGCCCTGACTGGGTGATCGGACAACCTCTGGACCTGGAGCTAGTCAATAAGCAAGACAAGAAGCAAACGCACCATCTGCTCACGATGGTGACGAGCATCAACCCGTCTCTCTTAATTGAAGCAGCACCACATATGGTGGCGTCGTCGCGGCGTAACTATCGCTTCGACGGGTCCAGGCAGAAAGTTCGCTGCGAGCACGTGCTCCTCTTCAACGGGCATGAGCTCGAATGCGAAGAGATCGAGGTCGATTGTGAGCTCGATCAAGAAGGACGACGCGTCTGGAACGAGGAGATGCAAGCTCGCATCTCCAGGCAGAAGGAGCTAGCCTGGAAATCATTCAGGCTGATCAACAGAGACCGACCGGTCGCTGTGCGTGGCTTGGAAGCGCTGCCGACACTGCCGGAACCCAAAGTTTTCGACCGGAAGTCCAATGCGCTGGCGTATCCGGCGTTGCGGATTCAGTCAAAAGCCTGGGTGATTACCTGGTTCAAATCAAGTCAGGAAGCGGCAGAGCAAAATTCCAGAGCGCTTGATGCAAAAGCCGTTCTCGATGTTCAAGAAGCATTGCGGCGCGCTGCCTGCGTGCCGCAGGAGCCTCAAACAACAACCAAGACGGCAAAAAAGCCGCGGTCAAACAAGTCAAACAAGCGCAGCCGGCGAGCCCGTGTTGGTCAGACTGCCACAGCGGAAACTCCGATGGAGTCGAAACTGATGGCTCTTGCGGCAGCCTTCAGCAAGCGCTAG
- a CDS encoding rhomboid family intramembrane serine protease, translating into MRSYCASALSQTVQTKTRKEYEMKNQPWATAALLLIIIAVAFGFGVQFNPWEENQAQFSLFINQHSLSAVPNRVLAFYSPTYFMQAAGGYVTALFIHHGWLHVMEAVYPLAFLGASVERAYGWKGLLIAFFVGGIGGEIGSSAMLIAHTDGNGNMGTIGASPAMYAIVAFFIVAYAQRWKTYWLHLILAVGILGIEAYTILDLLSDPNVKNASNHASHVSGFLIGLLLALWLRPTSKQKLAVAS; encoded by the coding sequence ATGCGCTCGTACTGTGCGAGCGCATTGTCACAGACAGTTCAAACCAAAACAAGGAAGGAATACGAGATGAAAAATCAGCCCTGGGCCACTGCAGCCCTTCTTCTCATCATCATCGCCGTGGCTTTCGGCTTCGGTGTTCAGTTCAATCCGTGGGAAGAGAATCAGGCCCAGTTCAGCCTCTTCATCAACCAGCACAGCCTCTCGGCCGTTCCGAACCGCGTGCTCGCCTTCTATTCGCCGACCTACTTTATGCAGGCGGCCGGCGGATATGTCACGGCTCTGTTCATCCATCACGGCTGGTTGCATGTGATGGAAGCCGTTTATCCGCTTGCCTTTCTGGGCGCGTCGGTGGAGCGAGCCTATGGATGGAAAGGACTTCTGATCGCCTTCTTCGTGGGCGGCATTGGCGGCGAAATCGGCTCCAGTGCGATGCTTATCGCTCACACCGATGGCAACGGCAACATGGGCACGATCGGCGCGTCGCCTGCGATGTATGCGATCGTCGCCTTCTTCATCGTCGCCTATGCCCAGCGCTGGAAGACCTACTGGCTTCACCTTATTCTGGCCGTAGGAATCCTCGGGATCGAAGCCTACACGATTTTGGACCTGCTCTCGGATCCGAACGTCAAGAATGCGAGCAATCACGCTTCGCATGTGAGCGGATTCCTGATCGGTCTCCTGCTCGCGCTCTGGCTCCGTCCGACCAGCAAGCAGAAGCTTGCGGTCGCGAGCTGA
- a CDS encoding ATP-binding protein yields the protein MPLIAGPKLTNFEDVHPDLRKEAIGLIADVLAKSKSSNRPRLIHLCGIPGAGKTRYAKQWISQNCDFVCVQFDTVMEQLSGYCRDRSELGLAKAFQKWELPARAIGYHLFQSLVENRRNILFDHSATSKSHIELIQNVKNMGYHTEMHYLSCSPDEAIRRVQQREKIIQRHTPEKLIHDRHNALPELLPVYESLVDLFVSVS from the coding sequence ATGCCACTAATAGCCGGACCCAAGCTGACAAACTTTGAAGACGTGCACCCTGACTTGCGAAAAGAAGCAATTGGTCTGATTGCAGACGTACTTGCAAAGTCGAAAAGCTCGAATCGCCCCCGCCTAATTCATCTCTGCGGTATACCGGGTGCAGGAAAAACTCGCTATGCCAAACAGTGGATCAGCCAAAATTGCGACTTTGTATGCGTGCAATTCGATACCGTGATGGAACAGCTCTCAGGTTACTGCCGCGACCGTTCCGAATTGGGTCTGGCTAAGGCTTTCCAAAAATGGGAACTTCCGGCGCGCGCAATTGGGTACCACCTGTTTCAATCGCTGGTGGAAAACAGAAGAAACATTCTGTTTGACCACAGTGCCACTTCGAAATCACATATAGAGCTCATTCAGAACGTTAAAAACATGGGCTACCACACTGAAATGCACTATCTAAGCTGCTCTCCAGATGAAGCCATACGACGCGTTCAGCAAAGAGAAAAAATCATTCAGCGACATACACCAGAGAAGCTGATTCACGACAGACACAACGCACTACCTGAACTTTTGCCAGTTTACGAGAGTTTGGTCGACTTGTTTGTCTCAGTAAGTTAA
- a CDS encoding NAD(P)-dependent oxidoreductase, producing the protein MTDASKNRKTVLITGAAGNIGTKLRRHLHGRYTLRLLDINGGDPDESPEIIPIDLSTWSDALLELFAGVDAVVHLAADPHENKSWQELISPNLDALNNVFIAATKTNVPRVVFASSNHLMGGYSIETHTGRWLTTNLPPRPGTRYKTDDGEAHDSTAYGAMKLCGERLGKCYAEAAKGVCIAIRIGWVNHIGENRIEDLPSEASLWFKRMWLSTKDLCQLMEQAITVQQKPGSFFVVNGMSDNKNMVWDIESTKTLLGYEPQDGLEF; encoded by the coding sequence ATGACCGATGCAAGCAAGAACAGGAAGACCGTTCTTATAACAGGAGCAGCAGGCAACATCGGAACGAAACTGCGAAGACACCTTCATGGACGATACACGCTTCGACTTTTAGACATCAATGGTGGCGATCCTGATGAATCGCCTGAAATTATTCCTATAGATTTGAGCACCTGGAGCGATGCACTGCTCGAGCTGTTTGCCGGAGTTGATGCCGTTGTTCATCTCGCCGCTGATCCGCACGAAAACAAATCCTGGCAAGAACTTATCTCTCCCAATCTAGACGCTCTGAATAACGTCTTCATCGCAGCAACCAAAACCAATGTGCCAAGGGTCGTTTTTGCCAGCTCAAATCATCTCATGGGAGGCTATTCAATTGAGACCCACACTGGCAGATGGCTGACTACGAATCTCCCGCCCAGACCGGGCACTCGTTACAAAACCGATGACGGCGAGGCACACGATAGCACTGCATACGGTGCTATGAAGTTGTGCGGCGAAAGACTCGGGAAGTGTTACGCTGAAGCCGCAAAGGGAGTCTGCATTGCAATCCGCATTGGCTGGGTCAATCATATCGGAGAGAATCGAATTGAAGATCTGCCCTCAGAAGCGAGCCTATGGTTCAAGCGAATGTGGCTATCGACGAAAGATCTGTGCCAGCTGATGGAACAGGCAATTACTGTTCAGCAAAAGCCCGGCTCATTTTTCGTTGTAAATGGAATGTCCGACAACAAGAATATGGTCTGGGACATAGAGAGCACGAAAACACTGCTCGGATACGAGCCCCAAGATGGTCTCGAGTTCTGA
- a CDS encoding aldehyde dehydrogenase family protein — protein MSTVTETRFGLSSEQSAIHIGNRATKAHGAKLEVRSPIDGELMATLQIASSKDVTAVVEAANKAFQFWRNVPAPVRGEFVRRIGEKARERKAQLAEILSNEVGKTTQEALGEIQEFIDVCDFAVGLSRQLHGLTIASERPAHRMMEQWHPLGPIGVITAFNFPVAVWAWNAMLAFVCGDSVIWKPSEKAPLCAFACQQVVNDVISEFDVVDLKNVALSNIVVGLADVGEAIASSPEIPLISATGSTRMGIAVAQTVAKRLGRSLLELGGNNAMIVTPTADLEMAMRAIVFAAVGTAGQRCTTLRRLIVHKSQADALVSKLKKVYSNLPIGDPREPGKLIGPLIDKAAFDQMQNALAKAKAEGGKVFGGERVEKGVPANGYYVSPALVEISSQTEIVQHETFAPILYVMTYENFDDAVALQNGVPQGLSSAIFTSDMREAELFMSPSGSDCGIANVNIGTSGAEIGGAFGGEKQTGGGRESGSDSWKNYMRRTTNTINYSKELPLAQGIKFDV, from the coding sequence ATGAGCACGGTTACAGAAACCCGCTTTGGACTGAGCAGTGAACAATCCGCTATTCACATCGGCAATCGAGCGACCAAAGCACATGGCGCAAAACTTGAAGTCCGCTCACCCATCGACGGTGAACTGATGGCAACACTGCAGATAGCCAGTTCAAAAGACGTAACAGCCGTGGTCGAGGCAGCAAATAAAGCTTTCCAGTTCTGGCGGAATGTACCTGCTCCAGTTCGAGGAGAATTCGTACGCCGCATCGGCGAAAAAGCACGCGAACGCAAGGCTCAACTGGCTGAAATACTTTCCAATGAAGTAGGAAAGACTACGCAGGAAGCCCTTGGCGAGATTCAAGAGTTTATCGATGTTTGCGATTTCGCTGTCGGGCTGTCACGCCAGCTACACGGGCTGACGATCGCGTCTGAGCGCCCCGCGCACCGCATGATGGAACAGTGGCATCCACTCGGTCCGATCGGCGTCATAACAGCGTTCAACTTTCCTGTGGCCGTCTGGGCTTGGAATGCCATGCTTGCGTTTGTTTGCGGTGATTCTGTAATCTGGAAACCCTCGGAAAAGGCTCCCCTCTGCGCTTTTGCCTGTCAGCAAGTAGTGAATGATGTCATTTCAGAATTTGACGTAGTCGACTTAAAGAATGTAGCTCTGTCAAACATTGTTGTCGGATTAGCTGACGTTGGGGAGGCAATCGCATCATCGCCAGAAATTCCTCTGATATCAGCGACTGGTTCAACGCGAATGGGCATCGCAGTAGCCCAGACAGTCGCGAAACGTCTGGGTAGGTCATTGTTGGAGCTGGGCGGCAATAACGCAATGATTGTCACACCAACAGCAGATCTCGAAATGGCTATGCGCGCAATCGTATTCGCTGCAGTCGGCACGGCTGGCCAGAGATGTACAACATTGCGACGCCTGATTGTTCACAAATCCCAGGCAGATGCCCTTGTATCAAAGCTCAAAAAAGTCTATTCCAATCTGCCCATCGGCGATCCGCGCGAGCCAGGGAAATTGATAGGTCCGTTGATAGACAAAGCCGCTTTTGATCAAATGCAAAACGCACTGGCAAAAGCTAAGGCAGAAGGCGGCAAAGTCTTTGGCGGAGAGCGCGTTGAGAAAGGCGTTCCAGCAAACGGCTACTACGTTAGCCCAGCACTGGTTGAAATATCATCTCAAACGGAAATCGTACAGCACGAGACTTTTGCCCCAATTCTCTATGTGATGACGTACGAAAATTTCGATGATGCGGTCGCCCTTCAAAATGGAGTTCCACAAGGATTATCCTCTGCGATTTTTACCTCCGACATGCGCGAAGCCGAACTGTTCATGTCTCCCTCGGGCAGCGATTGCGGCATAGCAAATGTCAATATAGGCACAAGTGGTGCCGAGATTGGCGGAGCCTTCGGCGGTGAAAAACAAACCGGTGGCGGTCGTGAATCTGGCTCAGACTCATGGAAAAATTACATGCGCAGAACAACCAACACAATCAACTACTCAAAGGAGTTGCCGTTAGCTCAGGGTATTAAGTTCGACGTCTAA
- a CDS encoding histidine phosphatase family protein, translated as MPLKLILARHGNTFGPNDKVCWVGSQNDLPLVESGLAQAARAAAVLKDVPLAAIYFAPLQRTKKFAEIVAEASSLPPPLIPDARLTELDYGLWSGLSDNEIVEKFGEEALRAWVDRSIWPENCKWTSNEATVTREVKEFVHEIAERYPNNAHVLVVSSNGRLRYFLKVVETEFEKRVQNHSFKVATGKVCLLDVDNGSSSLRLWNEQPESLQGLLTY; from the coding sequence CTGCCATTGAAACTGATATTAGCTCGACATGGAAATACATTCGGTCCGAACGATAAAGTTTGTTGGGTCGGCAGCCAGAACGACTTGCCGCTGGTTGAGTCAGGGTTAGCACAGGCCGCTCGGGCAGCCGCGGTACTTAAGGATGTTCCGCTTGCAGCAATTTATTTTGCACCACTGCAACGAACCAAAAAGTTTGCCGAAATCGTTGCCGAGGCTTCGTCGCTGCCACCGCCTTTGATACCGGATGCAAGGCTCACCGAGCTTGACTATGGGCTCTGGAGTGGGCTTTCTGATAACGAGATTGTGGAGAAATTCGGAGAGGAAGCCCTGCGTGCTTGGGTTGATCGCAGCATCTGGCCGGAAAACTGCAAATGGACAAGCAACGAAGCTACGGTGACCCGCGAAGTGAAAGAATTTGTCCACGAAATAGCTGAGCGTTATCCGAACAATGCTCATGTACTGGTGGTTAGCAGCAATGGCAGACTGCGCTATTTCCTCAAGGTTGTGGAAACAGAGTTTGAAAAAAGAGTTCAAAACCATTCGTTCAAGGTTGCGACGGGCAAAGTGTGCTTGCTTGATGTCGATAATGGTTCATCGTCGTTGCGACTCTGGAATGAACAGCCTGAAAGTCTGCAGGGACTTTTGACTTATTAG
- a CDS encoding 3-deoxy-manno-octulosonate cytidylyltransferase: protein MQSAIVIPARYGSSRFPGKPLAQICGLTMLERTWRIAKEARPDLLIIATDDDRIEAAAKDFGATVVRTGDACTNGTERVYEALTTVKQTPDIVLNLQGDAVLTPPWVLSDLIAAMKNDPTVKLATPASKLTLQQYRDLAAQKSSGIVGGTLVVFDKNFNALYFSKSMIPFIRPGSTTTDAPLYRHIGLYAYTYETLRKYLELPVGPLEKVESLEQLRALENGIPIRVVPVDYRGRTHWSVDSPDDIERVEKIIAEQGELFEFAVR, encoded by the coding sequence ATGCAGTCAGCTATCGTAATTCCGGCTAGATACGGCTCGTCCAGATTTCCTGGAAAGCCGCTGGCTCAGATATGCGGTTTGACAATGCTCGAAAGAACATGGCGCATCGCTAAAGAGGCGAGACCAGACTTATTGATCATTGCCACAGATGATGATCGCATCGAGGCGGCGGCGAAAGATTTTGGTGCTACGGTCGTGCGTACAGGAGACGCTTGCACAAACGGCACTGAACGGGTCTATGAGGCGCTTACAACAGTAAAGCAGACACCCGATATTGTGCTCAATTTGCAGGGCGATGCAGTTTTGACGCCGCCGTGGGTGCTGAGTGACTTGATCGCTGCGATGAAAAATGATCCGACCGTTAAGCTTGCGACACCGGCATCTAAGCTGACTTTGCAGCAGTATAGAGATCTCGCTGCTCAGAAATCTAGTGGCATCGTCGGTGGCACGCTCGTGGTGTTCGACAAAAATTTCAACGCCCTCTATTTTTCCAAGTCGATGATTCCCTTCATACGCCCCGGTTCGACGACGACAGATGCTCCTCTTTACCGTCATATCGGGCTCTATGCATACACTTATGAAACCTTGCGAAAATACCTGGAGCTTCCGGTCGGCCCTCTGGAAAAAGTTGAGTCGCTGGAACAGCTGCGCGCTCTCGAAAACGGTATTCCAATAAGGGTTGTGCCTGTAGATTATCGAGGCAGAACGCACTGGTCAGTGGATAGTCCAGACGATATTGAACGTGTCGAGAAGATTATCGCGGAGCAAGGTGAACTGTTCGAGTTTGCTGTGAGGTAA